A single Silvibacterium dinghuense DNA region contains:
- a CDS encoding DNA-3-methyladenine glycosylase family protein, whose protein sequence is MNDGRRAPRYDIVQACRELAEADPKLGELIARAGPYTLRVKSQHSPFEALLESIIYQQLHGKAAAAILKRLITWFGEYHPTPEQILAAPEEALRGCGLSAGKLLALRDLAAKTIDGTVPTLTQIRRLSDEEILARLTSVRGIGPWTVEMLLIFRLGRSDVFPVSDYGVRKGFALTFKRLPKSKPFDASMLAKPAEMLRRGERWRPWRSVASWYLWRACDLAGSASPPPE, encoded by the coding sequence ATGAATGACGGACGCCGTGCCCCGCGCTATGACATTGTTCAGGCCTGCCGTGAGCTGGCCGAAGCCGATCCGAAACTGGGTGAACTGATCGCCCGCGCCGGCCCGTATACGCTGCGGGTCAAGAGCCAGCATTCCCCCTTCGAGGCGCTGCTCGAGTCGATCATCTATCAACAGCTGCACGGCAAGGCCGCGGCCGCAATCCTCAAGCGGCTCATCACCTGGTTTGGCGAATATCACCCGACACCGGAACAGATACTCGCTGCGCCGGAAGAGGCCCTGCGCGGCTGCGGGCTTTCTGCGGGTAAGCTTCTCGCACTGCGCGACCTCGCGGCGAAGACCATCGACGGCACCGTGCCAACGCTCACACAAATCCGTCGTCTTTCCGATGAAGAGATCCTCGCGCGGCTCACCTCGGTACGCGGCATCGGACCATGGACGGTCGAGATGCTGCTGATCTTTCGTCTCGGGCGCTCCGATGTCTTTCCGGTCAGCGACTATGGTGTGCGCAAGGGATTCGCACTCACCTTCAAGCGCCTGCCGAAGAGCAAGCCCTTCGACGCCTCCATGCTGGCCAAGCCGGCAGAAATGCTGCGCCGCGGCGAACGCTGGCGCCCATGGCGCTCGGTGGCGAGCTGGTATTTATGGCGCGCCTGCGATCTTGCCGGATCGGCGTCTCCACCGCCGGAATAA
- a CDS encoding TAT-variant-translocated molybdopterin oxidoreductase, protein MTKNHGVDGPDMQKGTTTLTLAEVRQKLAGQKGKRYWRSIDELAGTPEFDAAVAEEFPQHSSEWIDPVSRRGFLKLMGASMALAGLAGCTKQPDEPIYPYVKAPEDLVLGKPMYFATAFPFPTGAVPLLVKSDAYRPIKVDGNPEHPYNQGGSDPLTQGTLLDLYDPDRSQKVYYRDETREWAAFLATFRAAVAERKSSGGAGLYFLTGTVTSPTFAAQWKKAQAAYPQAKLVQYDPVNRDSAYAASKAAFGDYADAQYKLDAADVILSLDADFLSGATHPGFHRLSKDYANRRRLEKNDDGMNRLYVVESMTTTTGLKAEHRLALRASDIAGFAAALAAGLGAGSAPAGYAWSDDAQKFLNFATKDLKANAGKCVVIPGEQQPASVHLAAMAINDALGNVGKTVVYTETVNPMPTIQGDELKALVADMNAGKVEWLVILNANPVYSAPADLEFENALGRVKASAHLGLHRDETGLATDWHINGTHYLESWSDARAYDGTASIVQPLISPLYGGHSAHEVVQSLLDDPDTSAYDAVRANWAAQAAGKPGDADFGWRKLLHDGFIANTAYTPKGGSGKASIPAPAAQAAGDALEVVFRPDYGVYDGRFANVGWLQEIPRPVTNLSWDNAALMSYATLEKIGASEHDVLEITVGSYKVLAPALAVPGHADGQITLHLGQGRKMGRVAGGVGFNAYQVRTSDAVLFAPVSKVRKTGDVWGFAVTKSHYIDQRSVSVGGDGSGTHSIEGNEALDRGIIRYATLEEYKAHPGFAHEGEGHETPEPTSSMFPAYRYDKNAWGMSIDMNSCVGCNACVVSCYAENNNAVVGKHQVTMGRIMQWIRIDTYYEGDLAAPRAHLQPMTCHHCENAPCEQVCPVGATVHTPEGLNMMVYNRCVGTRYCSNNCPYKVRRFNFLLFSDFETESLKLGRNPDVTVRSRGVMEKCSYCVQRINAAKIEADKENRDIRDGEVVTACQQACPTDAIVFGNINDGASRVTKLKKGLRTYGVLADLNTRPRTTYIAEVLNINPELAAARGESTGDSSEG, encoded by the coding sequence ATGACAAAAAATCACGGCGTGGATGGGCCTGACATGCAGAAGGGAACAACAACGCTCACGCTGGCCGAGGTGCGGCAGAAGCTCGCCGGGCAGAAGGGCAAGCGCTACTGGCGCTCGATCGACGAACTTGCCGGCACGCCGGAGTTCGACGCAGCGGTGGCCGAAGAGTTTCCGCAGCACAGCTCGGAGTGGATCGATCCAGTCTCGCGTCGCGGCTTCCTCAAGCTGATGGGCGCATCGATGGCGCTGGCCGGTCTTGCCGGCTGCACCAAGCAGCCCGACGAGCCGATCTATCCATACGTCAAGGCGCCGGAGGATCTGGTCCTTGGCAAGCCGATGTACTTCGCGACGGCCTTTCCGTTTCCGACCGGCGCCGTACCGCTTCTGGTCAAGAGCGATGCATATCGTCCCATCAAGGTCGATGGCAATCCCGAGCATCCTTACAACCAGGGCGGCTCCGATCCGCTGACCCAGGGAACGCTGCTCGATCTCTACGATCCCGACCGTTCACAGAAAGTCTATTACCGCGATGAGACGCGCGAGTGGGCTGCGTTTCTTGCGACCTTCCGCGCGGCTGTGGCGGAGAGAAAATCATCCGGCGGCGCTGGACTTTATTTCCTGACCGGCACGGTTACTTCGCCGACCTTCGCTGCGCAGTGGAAGAAGGCGCAGGCTGCATATCCGCAGGCGAAGCTGGTGCAGTATGACCCGGTGAATCGCGACTCTGCATATGCGGCTTCGAAGGCTGCCTTCGGGGACTACGCCGATGCGCAGTACAAGCTCGATGCGGCGGATGTGATCCTTTCGCTCGACGCGGACTTTCTCTCCGGTGCAACGCATCCCGGCTTCCATCGTCTATCGAAGGACTATGCGAATCGCCGCCGTCTCGAAAAAAACGATGATGGCATGAATCGCCTCTATGTGGTCGAAAGCATGACCACGACCACAGGGCTCAAGGCCGAGCACCGTCTCGCACTGCGTGCGAGCGATATCGCAGGATTTGCCGCAGCGTTGGCGGCTGGCCTCGGCGCGGGCTCGGCGCCTGCGGGCTATGCGTGGTCCGATGACGCACAGAAGTTCCTTAACTTCGCAACCAAAGACCTGAAGGCGAATGCCGGCAAGTGCGTGGTGATTCCCGGCGAGCAGCAGCCGGCGAGCGTACATCTGGCGGCCATGGCCATCAACGATGCGCTCGGCAATGTCGGCAAGACCGTTGTCTACACCGAGACCGTCAACCCGATGCCGACGATCCAGGGCGACGAGCTGAAGGCACTGGTCGCGGACATGAATGCCGGCAAGGTGGAGTGGCTGGTGATTCTCAATGCGAACCCGGTCTACTCCGCTCCAGCCGATCTCGAATTCGAGAATGCGCTGGGCAGGGTGAAGGCCAGCGCGCATCTCGGTTTGCACCGCGATGAGACGGGTCTCGCGACCGACTGGCATATCAACGGAACGCATTACCTTGAGTCGTGGTCGGATGCGCGTGCTTATGACGGTACGGCGTCGATCGTGCAGCCGCTCATCAGTCCGCTTTACGGCGGGCACTCGGCGCATGAAGTCGTGCAGTCGCTGCTCGATGATCCTGATACATCGGCGTATGACGCAGTGCGCGCCAACTGGGCTGCGCAGGCTGCCGGCAAGCCGGGCGATGCGGATTTCGGCTGGCGCAAGCTGCTGCATGACGGCTTCATCGCGAATACGGCCTACACGCCGAAAGGCGGCAGCGGCAAGGCATCGATTCCGGCTCCCGCAGCGCAGGCCGCAGGCGACGCGCTCGAGGTCGTCTTCCGCCCTGACTACGGTGTCTATGATGGCCGCTTCGCTAACGTCGGCTGGTTGCAGGAGATTCCGCGCCCGGTGACGAATCTTTCCTGGGATAACGCGGCACTGATGAGCTATGCGACGCTCGAGAAGATCGGCGCCAGCGAGCACGATGTGCTTGAAATCACCGTAGGCAGCTACAAGGTGCTGGCTCCCGCGCTCGCTGTGCCCGGTCATGCGGACGGGCAGATCACGCTGCATCTCGGACAGGGCCGCAAGATGGGCCGCGTGGCCGGCGGGGTTGGCTTTAACGCCTACCAGGTTCGCACCTCGGACGCGGTGCTTTTCGCTCCGGTGAGTAAGGTCCGCAAGACGGGCGATGTGTGGGGATTCGCCGTGACCAAGAGCCACTACATCGATCAGCGCTCGGTCAGTGTTGGCGGCGACGGCAGCGGTACGCATTCGATCGAAGGCAATGAGGCGCTCGACCGCGGCATCATCCGCTACGCGACGCTCGAGGAGTACAAGGCGCATCCCGGCTTCGCGCACGAGGGCGAAGGCCACGAAACGCCCGAGCCCACCAGCAGTATGTTCCCGGCTTACCGCTATGACAAAAATGCCTGGGGCATGTCGATCGACATGAACTCCTGCGTAGGCTGCAACGCCTGCGTGGTGAGCTGTTATGCGGAGAACAACAATGCGGTCGTCGGTAAGCACCAGGTGACGATGGGCCGCATCATGCAGTGGATCCGCATCGACACCTATTACGAGGGCGATCTGGCTGCGCCGCGCGCGCATCTGCAGCCCATGACCTGCCATCACTGCGAGAATGCTCCCTGCGAACAGGTCTGCCCTGTGGGCGCGACGGTGCATACGCCCGAAGGGCTGAACATGATGGTCTACAACCGCTGCGTGGGCACGCGCTACTGCTCGAACAACTGCCCCTACAAGGTGCGCCGCTTCAACTTCCTGCTCTTCTCCGATTTCGAGACCGAGAGTCTGAAGCTCGGCCGTAATCCCGATGTGACCGTGCGTTCGCGCGGCGTGATGGAGAAGTGCAGCTACTGCGTGCAGCGCATCAACGCAGCCAAGATCGAAGCGGACAAGGAAAACCGCGATATCCGCGACGGCGAGGTGGTGACCGCGTGCCAGCAGGCCTGCCCCACCGATGCGATTGTCTTCGGCAATATCAACGACGGCGCCAGCCGCGTGACCAAGCTGAAAAAGGGGTTGCGCACATATGGTGTGCTGGCCGACCTCAATACCCGGCCACGCACCACATATATCGCAGAGGTGCTTAACATCAACCCGGAGCTGGCCGCGGCGCGCGGCGAGTCCACCGGCGACTCGAGTGAAGGGTAA
- a CDS encoding cytochrome c3 family protein: MAQIFDRSSNALARMSLVLTGFIIIALGVTLDTLQRSPWVTRQGQRADQPVPFSHKHHVQGLGLQCQYCHVSVEKSSYAGIPPTRTCMNCHAQIWTNADLLEPVRQSWATGQSIVWTKVHDLPDYVYFNHEIHVNKGMGCSSCHGRVDEMPIMYQQNTLQMEWCLNCHRNPGKNIRPTSEIYNMAWKGASELNPVWCAAADKKTGTPTAQSVTCTTSDPSSSGGDPQLASLKLSPALFAQAQMPAQVSDTPATMLPASSLHYTKFTSQEALGGFLIEHYNIRSSRELSSCEVCHR, from the coding sequence ATGGCGCAGATCTTCGACCGTAGCTCCAACGCGCTGGCCCGCATGAGTCTGGTTCTTACTGGCTTCATCATCATTGCCCTGGGCGTGACACTCGATACCTTGCAGCGCTCCCCCTGGGTGACGCGGCAGGGACAGCGCGCCGACCAGCCCGTGCCATTCAGCCATAAGCATCACGTGCAGGGCCTTGGCCTGCAGTGCCAGTACTGTCACGTTTCCGTCGAGAAGTCGAGTTATGCGGGCATTCCGCCGACGCGCACGTGTATGAACTGCCATGCGCAGATCTGGACCAACGCCGATCTGCTCGAGCCGGTGCGGCAGAGCTGGGCCACGGGTCAATCGATCGTGTGGACCAAGGTGCACGATCTGCCTGACTACGTCTACTTCAACCACGAGATCCACGTGAACAAGGGCATGGGCTGTTCGAGTTGTCATGGCCGCGTCGACGAGATGCCCATCATGTATCAGCAGAACACGCTGCAGATGGAGTGGTGCCTCAACTGCCATCGCAATCCGGGGAAGAATATCCGCCCCACGAGCGAGATCTACAACATGGCGTGGAAAGGCGCATCGGAGTTGAATCCCGTGTGGTGCGCAGCCGCGGACAAGAAGACCGGCACGCCGACGGCGCAGTCGGTGACCTGCACCACCAGCGATCCTTCCTCCAGCGGAGGCGATCCGCAGCTGGCATCGTTGAAGCTTTCGCCCGCGCTCTTTGCGCAGGCTCAGATGCCGGCGCAGGTGAGCGATACTCCAGCGACGATGCTGCCCGCCTCCAGCCTGCACTATACGAAGTTCACCAGCCAGGAAGCGCTTGGCGGCTTCCTCATCGAGCACTACAACATCCGTTCTTCGCGTGAACTGTCGAGCTGCGAGGTATGCCACCGATGA